The Dendropsophus ebraccatus isolate aDenEbr1 chromosome 10, aDenEbr1.pat, whole genome shotgun sequence genome has a segment encoding these proteins:
- the LOC138765814 gene encoding uncharacterized protein, giving the protein MCNTNYCFSIRSINPHSLAVPNIIHSNNPHSLAVPNIIHSNNPHSPAVPNIIHSNNPHSLAVPNIIHSNNPHSPAVPNIIHSNNPHSLAVPNIIHSNNPHSPAVPNIIHSNNPHSPAVPNIIHSNNPHSLAVPNIIHSNNPHSLAVPNIIHSNNPHSPAVPNIIHSNNPHSPAVPNIIHSNNPHRSAVPNIIHSNNPHSLAVPNIIHSNNPHSPAVPNIIHSNNPHRSAVPNIIHSNNPHSLAVPNIIHSNNPHSPAVPNIIHSNNPHSPAVPNIIHSNNPHSPAVPNIIHSNNPHSPAVPNIIHSNNPHSPAVPNIIHSNNPHRSAVPNIIHSNNPHRSAVPNIIHSNNPHSPAVPNIIHSNNPHSPAVPNIIHSNNPHSPAVPNIIHSNNPHSPAVPNIIHSNNPHSPAVPNIIHSNNPHSPAVPNIIHSNNPHSPAVPNIIHSNNPHRPAEADYNRSVSDGSPGP; this is encoded by the coding sequence ATGTGCAATACCAATTATTGCTTCAGTATCCGGAGCATCAACCCTCACAGTCTCGCAGTGCCCAATATCATCCACAGCAACAACCCTCACAGTCTCGCAGTGCCTAATATCATCCACAGCAACAACCCTCACAGTCCCGCAGTGCCCAATATCATCCACAGCAACAACCCTCACAGTCTCGCAGTGCCTAATATCATCCACAGCAACAACCCTCACAGTCCCGCAGTGCCCAATATCATCCACAGCAACAACCCTCACAGTCTCGCAGTGCCTAATATCATCCACAGCAACAACCCTCACAGTCCCGCAGTGCCTAATATCATCCACAGCAACAACCCTCACAGTCCCGCAGTGCCCAATATCATCCACAGCAACAACCCTCACAGTCTCGCAGTGCCTAATATCATCCACAGCAACAACCCTCACAGTCTCGCAGTGCCCAATATCATCCACAGCAACAACCCTCACAGTCCCGCAGTGCCCAATATCATCCACAGCAACAACCCTCACAGTCCCGCAGTGCCCAATATCATCCACAGCAACAACCCTCACAGGTCAGCAGTGCCCAATATCATCCACAGCAACAACCCTCACAGTCTCGCAGTGCCTAATATCATCCACAGCAACAACCCTCACAGTCCCGCAGTGCCCAATATCATCCACAGCAACAACCCTCACAGGTCAGCAGTGCCCAATATCATCCACAGCAACAACCCTCACAGTCTCGCAGTGCCTAATATCATCCACAGCAACAACCCTCACAGTCCCGCAGTGCCCAATATCATCCACAGCAACAACCCTCACAGTCCCGCAGTGCCCAATATCATCCACAGCAACAACCCTCACAGTCCCGCAGTGCCCAATATCATCCACAGCAACAACCCACACAGTCCCGCAGTGCCCAATATCATCCACAGCAACAACCCTCACAGTCCCGCAGTGCCCAATATCATCCACAGCAACAACCCTCACAGGTCAGCAGTGCCCAATATCATCCACAGCAACAACCCTCACAGGTCAGCAGTGCCCAATATCATCCACAGCAACAACCCACACAGTCCCGCAGTGCCCAATATCATCCACAGCAACAACCCTCACAGTCCCGCAGTGCCCAATATCATCCACAGCAACAACCCTCACAGTCCCGCAGTGCCCAATATCATCCACAGCAACAACCCACACAGTCCCGCAGTGCCCAATATCATCCACAGCAACAACCCACACAGTCCCGCAGTGCCCAATATCATCCACAGCAACAACCCTCACAGTCCCGCAGTGCCCAATATCATCCACAGCAACAACCCTCACAGTCCCGCAGTGCCCAATATCATCCACAGCAACAACCCTCACAGGCCAGCagaagcggattataataggtctgtttcggacggtagcccagggccctga